Proteins from a single region of Apium graveolens cultivar Ventura chromosome 7, ASM990537v1, whole genome shotgun sequence:
- the LOC141670478 gene encoding serine/arginine-rich splicing factor SR45a-like: protein MADSPRKRYSRSPSPYDEQLRLPNSRSRSRSRSWSRPRERSRSRSVSRGRGRPTEVVNPGNTLYVTGLSTRVTERDLEDHFNKEGKVASCFLVVEPRSRISRGFAFITMNSVEDADRCIKHLNQSVLEGRYITVERSRRKRPRTPTPGHYLGLARDSSSRGERGDRGDRGGRYRGGSGRDEYRRSPRRSPYRHGRDYSPPPRRSPYGGRSRRERTRSPPYSPYGGRSRKERTRSPPYSPPYSPDRTYAHRSR, encoded by the exons ATG GCCGACTCTCCCCGCAAAAG GTATTCGAGGTCTCCTTCGCCTTACGATGAACAGCTTAGGTTGCCAAACTCCAGGTCCAGGTCCAGGTCCAGGTCTTGGTCCAGGCCTCGGGAAAGGTCTAGGTCTAGATCAGTTTCCAGAGGCCGTGGAAG GCCAACTGAGGTTGTTAATCCTGGAAACACACTTTATGTTACTGGCCTGTCTACGAGGGTTACAGAGAGAGACCTTGAAGATCATTTTAACAAGGAAGGAAAA GTTGCTTCTTGCTTTCTTGTTGTGGAGCCTCGTTCCCGCATCTCCCGTGGGTTCGCTTTCATAACGATGAACAGTGTTGAGGATGCTGACCGTTGCATTAAACATCTGAATCAATCAGTTCTGGAGGGGCGATACATCACTGTAGAGAGG TCTCGTAGAAAACGCCCCAGAACACCTACACCTGGTCACTATCTCGGCCTTGCCAGGGACAGTA GCTCTCGGGGAGAACGTGGTGATCGTGGTGATCGTGGTGGTAGATATCGAGGTGGTTCGGGACGTGATGAGTACAGGAGGTCTCCAAGGCGTTCACCATATCGACATGGCCGGGATTACTCTCCTCCCCCAAGGCGATCTCCTTATGGTGGAAGGTCAAGAAGGGAAAGGACTAGGTCACCTCCATATTCTCCTTATGGTGGAAGGTCAAGAAAGGAAAGGACTAGATCACCTCCATATTCTCCACCTTATAGTCCGGACAGGACTTATGCTCATCGAAGCAGATGA
- the LOC141670477 gene encoding bifunctional nuclease 1 isoform X1, with the protein MMVGAPALRIHTMSTTTTGVDQAHTSSRRLCCKFLNLRLILNQQQHQLIRSRSRSRRGSSNLCLAFIYCNTNSNSNNSDYYNTHPQGAGDDFILASLLLSETVSHHHMRIHGFQEEIKWNSSNKIPQFSIQGRKPRAESNFIGPGFLQRFQSPTIFLKISCDEDFLLPIVVGEFAVQKLIESSQEDYNGDYPNHFQLVRHIVGKLGYEVNMIKITERVVNTYFAGIYFQKPGKSEILRVDARPSDAINVAQRCKVPIYVNKQVVLNDAIKIDYGGRIRDTKSVYDVTLDSAADGPDLLLEELDMVKNMNLAVKQERYSEAAMWRDKLMKHRDLRNEH; encoded by the exons ATGATGGTGGGAGCTCCTGCGCTGCGCATTCATACGATGAGCACCACCACCACCGGAGTGGATCAAGCACACACATCATCACGTCGTCTTTGTTGTAAATTTCTTAATCTTAGGCTCATCTTAAATCAGCAGCAGCATCAGTTGATAAGAAGCAGAAGCAGAAGCAGACGCGGATCATCAAACTTATGTCTTGCTTTTATTTATTGCAACACCAACAGTAACAGTAACAACTCTGATTATTATAATACTCATCCCCAAGGCGCCGGAGATGACTTCATTTTAGCCTCCCTCCTCCTCTCAG AGACTGTTAGTCACCATCATATGCGTATACATGGATTTCAAGAAGAAATCAAGTGGAATTCGTCCAACAAGATTCCTCAATTTTCAATCCAAGGAAGGAAACCTAGAGCTGAATCCAATTTTATCGGACCAGGGTTTCTCCAGAGGTTCCAGAGCCCAACTATATTTCTTAAGATCTCTTGTGATGAGGATTTTTTGCTACCAATTGTTGTAG GGGAATTTGCTGTTCAAAAGCTCATTGAATCTTCACAAGAGGATTACAATGGG GATTATCCAAATCATTTTCAGCTTGTGAGGCATATAGTTGGAAAACTTGGCTATGAA GTGAATATGATAAAAATTACGGAAAGAGTTGTTAACACATACTTTGCGGGGATATATTTTCAAAAG CCAGGAAAATCAGAGATTCTTCGAGTGGATGCACGCCCTTCAGATGCCATAAATGTGGCTCAAAGATGTAAG GTGCCTATATATGTCAATAAACAAGTTGTCTTGAATGATGCTATTAAAATTGATTATGGGGGCAGAATCCGTGATACAAAATCTGTATATGACGTGACACTGGACAG CGCTGCAGATGGTCCAGATTTACTCCTTGAGGAACTCGACATGGTGAAGAATATGAATCTAGCAGTTAAACAGGAAAGATACAGTGAAGCAG
- the LOC141670477 gene encoding bifunctional nuclease 2 isoform X2 translates to MMVGAPALRIHTMSTTTTGVDQAHTSSRRLCCKFLNLRLILNQQQHQLIRSRSRSRRGSSNLCLAFIYCNTNSNSNNSDYYNTHPQGAGDDFILASLLLSETVSHHHMRIHGFQEEIKWNSSNKIPQFSIQGRKPRAESNFIGPGFLQRFQSPTIFLKISCDEDFLLPIVVGEFAVQKLIESSQEDYNGDYPNHFQLVRHIVGKLGYEVNMIKITERVVNTYFAGIYFQKPGKSEILRVDARPSDAINVAQRCKVPIYVNKQVVLNDAIKIDYGGRIRDTKSVYDVTLDSAADGPDLLLEELDMVKNMNLAVKQERYSEAGTRNMIHVERQTHEAS, encoded by the exons ATGATGGTGGGAGCTCCTGCGCTGCGCATTCATACGATGAGCACCACCACCACCGGAGTGGATCAAGCACACACATCATCACGTCGTCTTTGTTGTAAATTTCTTAATCTTAGGCTCATCTTAAATCAGCAGCAGCATCAGTTGATAAGAAGCAGAAGCAGAAGCAGACGCGGATCATCAAACTTATGTCTTGCTTTTATTTATTGCAACACCAACAGTAACAGTAACAACTCTGATTATTATAATACTCATCCCCAAGGCGCCGGAGATGACTTCATTTTAGCCTCCCTCCTCCTCTCAG AGACTGTTAGTCACCATCATATGCGTATACATGGATTTCAAGAAGAAATCAAGTGGAATTCGTCCAACAAGATTCCTCAATTTTCAATCCAAGGAAGGAAACCTAGAGCTGAATCCAATTTTATCGGACCAGGGTTTCTCCAGAGGTTCCAGAGCCCAACTATATTTCTTAAGATCTCTTGTGATGAGGATTTTTTGCTACCAATTGTTGTAG GGGAATTTGCTGTTCAAAAGCTCATTGAATCTTCACAAGAGGATTACAATGGG GATTATCCAAATCATTTTCAGCTTGTGAGGCATATAGTTGGAAAACTTGGCTATGAA GTGAATATGATAAAAATTACGGAAAGAGTTGTTAACACATACTTTGCGGGGATATATTTTCAAAAG CCAGGAAAATCAGAGATTCTTCGAGTGGATGCACGCCCTTCAGATGCCATAAATGTGGCTCAAAGATGTAAG GTGCCTATATATGTCAATAAACAAGTTGTCTTGAATGATGCTATTAAAATTGATTATGGGGGCAGAATCCGTGATACAAAATCTGTATATGACGTGACACTGGACAG CGCTGCAGATGGTCCAGATTTACTCCTTGAGGAACTCGACATGGTGAAGAATATGAATCTAGCAGTTAAACAGGAAAGATACAGTGAAGCAGGTACTAGAAATATGAT
- the LOC141670477 gene encoding bifunctional nuclease 2 isoform X3 yields the protein MMVGAPALRIHTMSTTTTGVDQAHTSSRRLCCKFLNLRLILNQQQHQLIRSRSRSRRGSSNLCLAFIYCNTNSNSNNSDYYNTHPQGAGDDFILASLLLSETVSHHHMRIHGFQEEIKWNSSNKIPQFSIQGRKPRAESNFIGPGFLQRFQSPTIFLKISCDEDFLLPIVVGEFAVQKLIESSQEDYNGDYPNHFQLVRHIVGKLGYEVNMIKITERVVNTYFAGIYFQKPGKSEILRVDARPSDAINVAQRCKVPIYVNKQVVLNDAIKIDYGGRIRDTKSVYDVTLDSAADGPDLLLEELDMVKNMNLAVKQERYSEAGTVVFHSMVK from the exons ATGATGGTGGGAGCTCCTGCGCTGCGCATTCATACGATGAGCACCACCACCACCGGAGTGGATCAAGCACACACATCATCACGTCGTCTTTGTTGTAAATTTCTTAATCTTAGGCTCATCTTAAATCAGCAGCAGCATCAGTTGATAAGAAGCAGAAGCAGAAGCAGACGCGGATCATCAAACTTATGTCTTGCTTTTATTTATTGCAACACCAACAGTAACAGTAACAACTCTGATTATTATAATACTCATCCCCAAGGCGCCGGAGATGACTTCATTTTAGCCTCCCTCCTCCTCTCAG AGACTGTTAGTCACCATCATATGCGTATACATGGATTTCAAGAAGAAATCAAGTGGAATTCGTCCAACAAGATTCCTCAATTTTCAATCCAAGGAAGGAAACCTAGAGCTGAATCCAATTTTATCGGACCAGGGTTTCTCCAGAGGTTCCAGAGCCCAACTATATTTCTTAAGATCTCTTGTGATGAGGATTTTTTGCTACCAATTGTTGTAG GGGAATTTGCTGTTCAAAAGCTCATTGAATCTTCACAAGAGGATTACAATGGG GATTATCCAAATCATTTTCAGCTTGTGAGGCATATAGTTGGAAAACTTGGCTATGAA GTGAATATGATAAAAATTACGGAAAGAGTTGTTAACACATACTTTGCGGGGATATATTTTCAAAAG CCAGGAAAATCAGAGATTCTTCGAGTGGATGCACGCCCTTCAGATGCCATAAATGTGGCTCAAAGATGTAAG GTGCCTATATATGTCAATAAACAAGTTGTCTTGAATGATGCTATTAAAATTGATTATGGGGGCAGAATCCGTGATACAAAATCTGTATATGACGTGACACTGGACAG CGCTGCAGATGGTCCAGATTTACTCCTTGAGGAACTCGACATGGTGAAGAATATGAATCTAGCAGTTAAACAGGAAAGATACAGTGAAGCAG